The Fictibacillus arsenicus genome contains a region encoding:
- a CDS encoding ABC transporter permease encodes MDQPVAKMGTLPEVEKFKANPREIKNQVLKRFLKRKVSIVGGIIIIIFVITAIFGPLFAPYDPLQQDLANNFQGASAEHWLGTDNLGRDTLSRLIYGARISLEISMASVGLALIVGLVLGVTAGYYGGKIETLIMRFVDILLAFPGILLAIVIVAVLGNGLVNTMMAVAIFSVPDFARIIRASVISLKEMEYIEACKAAGASNLRIILRHIIPNSLSPVIVQTTLMMGTAILTASGLSFIGLGVQPPNPEWGAMLSKARELLRSAPLAAIAPGTAITLVVLSFSLVGDGLRDALDPKLKN; translated from the coding sequence CCAGGTATTAAAGCGCTTTTTAAAAAGAAAAGTTTCTATCGTTGGTGGAATCATTATTATTATTTTTGTAATTACGGCAATATTCGGACCACTATTTGCCCCTTATGATCCGCTTCAACAGGATTTGGCAAACAATTTCCAAGGGGCGAGTGCAGAGCATTGGCTCGGGACAGATAATTTGGGAAGAGATACTTTGTCCCGGTTAATCTACGGCGCAAGAATCTCTTTGGAAATAAGTATGGCAAGTGTAGGCTTGGCGCTGATTGTAGGTTTAGTACTTGGCGTTACAGCAGGTTATTATGGTGGCAAAATTGAAACCCTCATTATGAGATTTGTCGATATATTATTGGCTTTCCCAGGTATTTTACTGGCAATCGTAATTGTCGCGGTGTTAGGAAATGGTTTAGTTAATACCATGATGGCGGTAGCGATTTTCTCCGTTCCGGACTTTGCGCGGATAATCCGGGCTTCTGTCATTTCGTTAAAAGAGATGGAGTACATTGAGGCATGCAAGGCAGCCGGCGCGTCTAATCTTAGGATTATTTTACGGCATATTATTCCCAATTCATTATCACCTGTCATTGTGCAAACAACCCTTATGATGGGTACGGCAATCTTAACTGCTTCTGGTCTTTCCTTTATTGGACTAGGCGTGCAGCCTCCCAATCCAGAGTGGGGAGCCATGTTAAGTAAAGCGAGAGAATTGCTGAGAAGTGCACCGCTTGCAGCAATTGCGCCAGGAACTGCGATTACATTGGTTGTACTGAGCTTCAGTCTAGTTGGGGATGGCTTAAGAGATGCACTCGATCCCAAGCTAAAAAACTGA
- a CDS encoding ABC transporter ATP-binding protein gives MDEKLLDIKGLKTYFFTEEVTVRAVDGVDLQLGKGETLGIVGESGCGKSMMSLSIMGLVPSPPGKIVEGSINFKGKDLCKISGSEYRRIRGNEISMIFQEPMTSLNPVFTIGKQLMEVFQYHQKLPKKEAKEKAVKILRLVGISMPESRIHEYPNQLSGGMRQRVMIAMALACNPDLLIADEPTTALDVTIQAQILKLMSDLKAEFNTSIILITHNLGVVAEMAEKIMVMYAGKVMEYADTKTIFNNPKHPYTEGLLDSIPNIDKPVERLSAIPGTVPSPHHFPTGCRFHPRCKYAMPVCLEKEPELIHLEDNTQVRCWKYGEEGAHESRTTAS, from the coding sequence ATGGATGAAAAATTATTAGACATTAAAGGGTTAAAAACATATTTCTTCACGGAAGAAGTCACTGTTAGAGCGGTAGATGGTGTGGATCTGCAGCTGGGGAAAGGTGAAACACTAGGGATCGTAGGCGAATCTGGTTGCGGTAAAAGTATGATGTCATTATCGATCATGGGACTTGTTCCATCTCCACCGGGAAAGATTGTAGAAGGAAGTATTAATTTTAAAGGAAAAGATCTTTGCAAAATTAGTGGCTCAGAGTATCGAAGAATTAGAGGAAATGAAATATCAATGATTTTCCAGGAACCGATGACCTCTTTAAATCCGGTATTTACGATTGGAAAACAGTTGATGGAGGTGTTTCAATATCACCAAAAATTACCAAAAAAGGAAGCGAAAGAAAAAGCGGTTAAAATTTTACGGCTTGTCGGTATTTCCATGCCAGAAAGTCGGATTCATGAATATCCCAATCAATTGAGTGGTGGAATGAGACAAAGAGTAATGATCGCAATGGCACTTGCATGTAATCCGGATTTATTGATCGCGGATGAACCGACTACCGCGTTGGATGTTACGATTCAAGCACAAATTCTAAAACTAATGAGTGATCTGAAAGCAGAATTTAACACCTCTATTATCCTGATTACCCATAACCTTGGAGTTGTTGCAGAAATGGCTGAAAAAATCATGGTTATGTATGCGGGAAAAGTGATGGAATATGCTGATACAAAAACGATTTTTAACAACCCCAAACATCCTTATACCGAAGGATTGCTTGATTCCATTCCGAATATTGATAAACCGGTAGAGAGGCTATCAGCCATTCCCGGTACAGTTCCAAGTCCTCATCATTTCCCAACTGGCTGCAGGTTTCACCCGAGATGTAAATACGCAATGCCGGTGTGCTTAGAAAAAGAACCTGAGCTCATACACTTGGAAGATAACACTCAAGTAAGATGTTGGAAATACGGAGAGGAGGGAGCTCATGAATCAAGGACTACTGCAAGTTAA
- a CDS encoding ABC transporter ATP-binding protein, which yields MNQGLLQVKNLKKYFPINKGLFSKTVGAVKAVDGISFSILEGETFGLVGESGCGKSTTGRMILRLIEPTDGQVIYKGKYIQDLPKDSMKKLRREIQIIFQDPYSSLDPRFTIADTIGEVLEIHNMYTRKERTDRILHLLEAVGLGPQHINRYPHEFSGGQRQRIGIARALALNPSLLVCDEPVSALDVSVQAQIINLMQDLQKELKLTYLFISHDLSVVHHICDRIAVMYMGKIVETADKKTLFENPSHPYTQALLSAIPVPNPGLATQRIVLEGDIPSPAHPPTGCRFHTRCKFVTEKCKKVEPQLKDIGGSHLMACHL from the coding sequence ATGAATCAAGGACTACTGCAAGTTAAAAATCTAAAAAAATACTTCCCAATCAATAAAGGACTCTTTTCCAAAACAGTCGGGGCTGTTAAAGCTGTAGATGGCATTAGTTTTTCTATTCTCGAAGGGGAGACATTTGGACTTGTTGGAGAAAGTGGTTGTGGAAAATCAACAACTGGAAGGATGATTCTAAGACTCATCGAGCCTACAGATGGTCAGGTTATTTATAAAGGGAAATATATCCAGGACCTTCCGAAAGACAGCATGAAGAAACTGCGCCGAGAAATTCAGATCATTTTCCAGGATCCGTATTCGTCTTTAGATCCACGCTTTACCATAGCCGATACGATCGGAGAAGTATTAGAAATCCATAATATGTACACCAGAAAAGAAAGAACAGACCGAATCTTGCATCTCTTGGAAGCAGTGGGTCTAGGACCCCAGCATATCAATCGGTACCCGCACGAGTTTAGTGGAGGACAAAGGCAGCGGATCGGCATCGCGAGAGCACTTGCGTTAAATCCATCGTTGCTGGTTTGTGATGAGCCAGTTTCGGCTTTGGACGTTTCAGTGCAAGCCCAAATCATAAACCTTATGCAAGATTTGCAAAAAGAGTTGAAGTTAACCTATCTTTTTATTTCACATGACCTTAGCGTCGTACACCACATTTGTGATCGTATCGCCGTTATGTATATGGGGAAAATTGTTGAAACTGCTGATAAGAAAACACTATTCGAAAATCCATCTCATCCGTATACCCAAGCTTTGTTAAGTGCGATTCCTGTACCTAATCCTGGTTTGGCAACCCAAAGAATTGTGTTGGAAGGGGATATTCCTAGTCCGGCACATCCGCCAACAGGCTGTCGCTTTCATACCCGTTGTAAATTTGTTACTGAGAAATGCAAAAAAGTGGAACCGCAACTGAAGGATATTGGCGGAAGCCATCTTATGGCATGCCATTTATAA
- a CDS encoding M24 family metallopeptidase, protein MVEAITMREPFMLEFPASEYKKRLKLLMEKMEENAMDAVILTTKENTRYFTGYQLIVWGSGISKPACAIITKDGEVTMVSGYSNREALKVTTWVEDLRIWDPLGRDDAITNLPDAIYDVLTKKGLAKGKIGMETGVGFRIHMNTTDYSKLMGHLQDAAIIDAGPSIWDLRAIKSELEISHMKNVCNINIKAYEKALNSIYPGMTELELFREISKAMFEFGADEVFPLGIRAGAERYTQSNCPPSERPIEKGEIILIDGGPGCKGYYSDIIREAIIGQPSDRQKELYDFSVAACEKGLEFIKPGVTAGEVCQVVDEFVDAHGYGKYYETRGWVGHSIGVSIHEMPTFELGSELILKSGMVFAIEPAFYEEGEGWFGIEENILITDKGYELLTPLKRDLWIL, encoded by the coding sequence GTGGTAGAAGCGATTACAATGAGAGAACCATTTATGCTTGAATTTCCAGCGTCGGAATACAAAAAACGACTAAAATTGTTGATGGAAAAGATGGAAGAAAACGCGATGGATGCAGTTATTCTCACCACAAAGGAGAATACAAGATATTTTACAGGATACCAGCTGATCGTATGGGGTAGTGGTATATCAAAGCCGGCATGTGCAATCATCACAAAAGATGGAGAAGTAACGATGGTGAGTGGTTATAGCAACCGTGAGGCTTTGAAGGTTACCACTTGGGTAGAGGATCTCAGAATTTGGGACCCATTGGGAAGAGATGATGCAATTACGAACTTGCCGGATGCAATCTATGATGTACTCACCAAGAAAGGATTGGCAAAAGGAAAAATCGGTATGGAGACCGGAGTTGGTTTTCGAATTCACATGAACACCACTGATTACAGTAAACTGATGGGACATTTACAGGATGCTGCCATTATTGATGCTGGCCCGTCCATTTGGGATCTTCGTGCAATAAAATCCGAACTGGAAATTAGCCACATGAAAAATGTTTGTAATATCAACATAAAGGCATATGAAAAAGCACTTAACTCCATTTATCCAGGGATGACTGAATTGGAGTTATTTAGAGAGATTTCCAAGGCGATGTTCGAATTCGGTGCAGATGAGGTATTTCCTCTCGGTATAAGAGCAGGTGCGGAACGGTATACACAAAGCAATTGTCCACCAAGTGAGCGTCCAATTGAAAAAGGAGAAATAATTCTCATTGACGGCGGTCCGGGCTGTAAAGGTTATTACTCCGACATCATACGTGAGGCGATCATTGGTCAACCTTCTGACAGACAAAAAGAGCTATATGATTTCTCTGTAGCCGCATGTGAAAAAGGACTGGAATTCATTAAACCGGGTGTGACTGCCGGTGAAGTATGCCAGGTGGTCGATGAATTTGTCGATGCACATGGCTATGGAAAATACTACGAAACTCGCGGATGGGTTGGACATTCTATCGGAGTATCCATTCATGAAATGCCGACCTTTGAATTGGGATCAGAATTAATTCTGAAATCTGGTATGGTATTCGCTATCGAACCTGCTTTTTATGAAGAAGGTGAAGGCTGGTTTGGCATCGAGGAAAATATTTTAATAACAGATAAAGGATATGAATTATTAACACCACTCAAGCGCGATCTGTGGATTTTGTAG
- a CDS encoding DUF4145 domain-containing protein, whose amino-acid sequence MNKLEEKVYCNVCKGARNHHILKTYSEVADYHSDIHWHAKYHIVQCLGCDTIAFVEQYGDEDTWDYNEYTGEREWKDIFKVFPEEPPKPSKDDFFLGDYKLKIKNFNHVDPELKELYSQIVQVFNQRFNILCAAGLRTLIEAICLKTNITGGRLYDEDKKVKISKKGNEVYSTSLEGKIYGLYDKQLILWDQCRILQEIRDIGNSAVHEIEIPCIKTLRPAIIIVEGIFESIYELREKSLVKK is encoded by the coding sequence GTGAATAAATTAGAAGAAAAAGTTTATTGTAATGTATGTAAAGGTGCTAGAAATCATCATATTTTAAAGACTTATAGTGAGGTTGCAGATTATCATTCAGATATACACTGGCATGCGAAATATCACATAGTTCAATGCTTGGGATGTGACACTATTGCTTTTGTTGAACAATATGGTGATGAGGATACTTGGGATTATAATGAATATACGGGTGAAAGGGAATGGAAAGATATTTTTAAAGTGTTTCCAGAAGAGCCACCAAAACCATCCAAAGATGATTTTTTCCTTGGAGATTATAAGTTAAAAATAAAAAATTTTAATCATGTTGATCCTGAACTGAAAGAATTGTATTCACAAATAGTCCAAGTTTTTAATCAACGGTTTAATATTCTTTGTGCAGCAGGGTTAAGAACGTTAATTGAAGCAATTTGTCTTAAAACTAATATAACGGGTGGAAGACTTTATGATGAAGATAAAAAAGTTAAAATCTCTAAAAAAGGTAATGAAGTATATTCCACATCCCTTGAAGGAAAGATATATGGATTATATGATAAACAGTTAATTCTATGGGATCAATGTAGAATTTTACAAGAAATAAGGGACATAGGTAATAGTGCAGTTCATGAAATAGAAATTCCATGTATTAAAACTCTTAGACCTGCAATCATTATCGTAGAAGGAATATTTGAAAGTATATATGAGTTGAGAGAAAAAAGTTTAGTCAAAAAGTAG
- a CDS encoding sigma-54-dependent Fis family transcriptional regulator, producing MKRRLNIPSSDYVNFNSSVQKAWSAYIEKDDLSEGKIRTDILNSWERSKQFGVDPFQLEVKEVVQQDDLIYRREKNDTLLSFALPDMKYLSDSLQHTDTIVTISDKNGVILNSFGDTAILKKGEKVRHMPGAVWTEEVAGTNAIGTVLKSKKPVQVLFTEHFCTGWHDWYCAAAPILNPFTKELLGVFDITGKSTIINPHTIGLAISKANHISKYIEQNVYQYGLKLNPFLNATLDSTEDGIIIADAKKNILKMNVKTELYLKNMGVKSLKHLGELDALVNLVLEGQENTIEHEITLHKDNSRYICSVIPIIMDQELLGVVIRLRVSKPNSKLMKTSVTKVNQLSSTKYNFGQLIGKSPNFLKSIKLAEKASLLNSTLLLSGETGTGKEIFAQSIHHASERKNEPFIAINCAAIPRELIESELFGYESGSFTGAKSKGSQGKFELAKGGTIFLDEIGDMPLKVQVHLLRVLEEKVVTRIGGEKPIPIDVRIISATHKNLIDEVHKEQFRQDLLYRLRVIQIRLPSLRERTEDIPLLVKHFVKKFSPQFTDKDVLLPIETIQLLKKYQFPGNIRELKNIVEQSLFNMEGNVLHPYYLPSELIESVEHPIDFEKEQLIAALTRMSGNITNVAIDLGISRATLYRKLKKYGIQAKF from the coding sequence ATGAAAAGGAGACTGAATATCCCCAGTTCTGACTATGTTAATTTTAATTCTTCTGTTCAAAAGGCTTGGTCCGCTTATATTGAAAAGGATGATTTGTCGGAAGGTAAAATACGTACTGACATTCTAAATTCATGGGAACGTTCAAAACAATTTGGTGTTGATCCTTTTCAGTTAGAAGTTAAAGAAGTTGTGCAACAAGATGACTTGATTTATAGACGTGAAAAGAATGACACTCTACTTTCCTTCGCTTTACCTGATATGAAATACCTCTCAGATTCCCTCCAACATACCGATACAATAGTGACCATTTCTGATAAAAATGGCGTAATTCTTAACTCTTTTGGGGACACTGCTATCTTGAAAAAAGGTGAAAAAGTACGGCATATGCCCGGTGCTGTTTGGACTGAAGAAGTAGCCGGAACGAATGCAATTGGAACGGTACTGAAAAGCAAGAAACCAGTACAAGTTTTGTTCACTGAACACTTTTGTACTGGATGGCACGATTGGTACTGTGCGGCGGCACCCATACTTAATCCGTTTACAAAAGAGTTACTTGGAGTTTTTGATATTACTGGTAAAAGTACTATTATAAATCCCCATACAATAGGTCTAGCTATTTCAAAAGCTAACCACATTTCAAAATATATAGAACAAAATGTTTACCAATATGGCTTAAAACTTAACCCTTTTTTAAACGCGACGCTAGATTCAACTGAAGACGGAATTATTATTGCGGATGCGAAAAAGAACATCTTGAAAATGAACGTAAAAACTGAGTTATATCTTAAAAACATGGGTGTTAAATCTCTCAAACACCTTGGTGAATTGGATGCGTTAGTAAATCTTGTTTTAGAGGGCCAAGAAAATACCATAGAGCATGAAATTACACTACATAAAGACAACTCTAGATATATTTGTTCTGTAATTCCCATTATTATGGACCAAGAATTACTTGGTGTTGTTATACGACTACGTGTAAGTAAGCCTAATTCTAAATTGATGAAAACTTCAGTAACTAAAGTGAATCAATTATCATCTACTAAATACAATTTTGGACAATTAATCGGGAAATCACCGAATTTTTTAAAAAGCATAAAACTGGCCGAGAAAGCGTCTCTGTTAAATTCCACCTTATTGCTTTCTGGCGAGACTGGCACAGGAAAAGAAATATTTGCACAATCTATCCATCATGCAAGCGAAAGAAAGAATGAGCCGTTTATAGCCATAAATTGTGCAGCGATACCTAGAGAATTAATAGAAAGTGAATTGTTTGGATATGAATCAGGATCGTTTACGGGTGCTAAATCTAAAGGTAGTCAGGGGAAATTTGAGCTGGCAAAAGGAGGAACAATTTTTTTGGATGAAATTGGGGATATGCCGCTAAAAGTACAAGTGCATCTCCTCCGAGTATTAGAAGAGAAAGTTGTTACAAGAATTGGCGGGGAAAAGCCGATTCCTATAGATGTCCGAATTATATCTGCTACACACAAAAATTTAATCGATGAGGTTCACAAAGAACAGTTCCGCCAAGATTTATTATATCGTTTACGCGTGATTCAAATAAGACTTCCTTCTTTACGTGAAAGAACCGAGGATATCCCATTACTTGTTAAACATTTTGTTAAAAAATTTAGTCCTCAATTCACTGACAAAGATGTACTGTTGCCTATAGAAACAATCCAATTACTTAAAAAATATCAGTTTCCCGGAAATATTAGAGAGTTAAAGAATATTGTCGAGCAGTCACTTTTCAATATGGAAGGAAATGTTTTACATCCTTATTATTTACCGTCTGAACTAATTGAGTCTGTAGAACATCCAATCGATTTTGAAAAAGAGCAGTTGATTGCAGCTCTAACGAGAATGAGCGGAAATATTACTAATGTAGCTATAGATCTTGGCATTTCACGCGCTACCTTGTATCGAAAGCTAAAGAAATATGGCATTCAAGCCAAATTTTAA
- a CDS encoding SDR family NAD(P)-dependent oxidoreductase: protein MGKRLEGKIAIVTGASSGNGRAIALAFAREGAKVICSDLQKSARQGGYEKSIDIDTDDLIRNQGGEAQFIKGDVTKSEDVQSLVDASVSNYGRLDIIVNNAGVFTGLAGIVEESEEAFDLSMAVNTKGVWLGCKFAITQMLEQNESASNESRGKIINIASIGGLVGLAQEPAYCASKGAVVNLTKQLAVDYAPSRINVNAICPGFLATAMVRPFLENPELNKGLHDQSPWPTLGTAEDVAKAAVFLASDESRWVSGSSLVVDGGFTAR from the coding sequence TTGGGTAAAAGGTTGGAAGGTAAAATTGCGATTGTTACAGGTGCGAGTTCAGGTAATGGGCGTGCTATTGCGCTTGCTTTTGCGAGAGAAGGTGCCAAAGTTATTTGTAGTGACTTACAAAAATCAGCCCGACAAGGAGGATATGAGAAAAGTATTGATATTGACACAGATGATCTTATTCGCAATCAAGGTGGTGAAGCTCAATTTATTAAAGGCGATGTAACAAAGTCAGAAGACGTTCAATCATTAGTTGACGCATCTGTATCTAACTATGGCCGATTAGATATCATAGTCAACAATGCTGGTGTTTTTACTGGACTTGCTGGAATTGTGGAAGAATCGGAGGAAGCATTTGACTTAAGCATGGCTGTTAATACAAAAGGGGTTTGGTTGGGGTGTAAATTCGCCATTACTCAAATGTTAGAACAAAATGAAAGCGCTTCAAATGAATCGCGAGGAAAAATTATTAATATAGCTTCCATTGGGGGTCTTGTTGGTTTAGCACAGGAACCTGCATATTGCGCCTCTAAAGGTGCGGTTGTCAATTTAACAAAGCAACTGGCTGTTGATTACGCTCCTAGTCGCATTAATGTAAATGCTATTTGTCCCGGTTTTTTAGCAACTGCGATGGTAAGGCCATTTTTAGAAAATCCTGAATTAAATAAAGGTCTTCACGATCAATCACCATGGCCAACTTTAGGAACGGCAGAAGATGTTGCAAAAGCAGCTGTATTTTTAGCATCAGATGAATCACGTTGGGTTTCGGGTTCATCATTAGTCGTAGATGGTGGATTTACTGCACGATAA
- a CDS encoding alpha/beta hydrolase produces the protein MAHTRENVTFKSEGHNCKGWLYAPENKNGQKNPALVMAHGFSAVKEMYLPNFAEKFADAGFVVLVFDYRFIGEGEGEPRQHVIPEEQHKDYKNAITWISQHPEVDEERIGIWGSSYSGGHVLHIAATDRRVKAVVAQVPLVNGWKNAQRLMRPDIMNNFIKDLNDYRKSRYNGGEVQHVAVVAPEGEPSALPTPDSYEWFMTGGETIAPNWKNQVTLETMEAFLGYNPAGLIDIISPTPLLMVVAENDELTPTDLAIEAFQIAREPKELVIIPGGHFGAYLEPGLSHSAPPAVAWFKKYLLDSTTTNQFINV, from the coding sequence ATGGCTCATACAAGAGAAAATGTAACATTTAAAAGTGAAGGACATAATTGTAAAGGCTGGCTGTATGCTCCAGAAAACAAAAACGGACAAAAAAACCCAGCACTTGTGATGGCTCATGGATTCAGTGCGGTAAAAGAAATGTATTTGCCGAACTTTGCTGAAAAGTTTGCGGACGCAGGGTTTGTGGTTTTAGTATTTGATTATCGATTTATTGGCGAAGGAGAAGGGGAGCCGCGTCAACATGTAATTCCAGAAGAACAACACAAGGATTATAAAAATGCGATTACTTGGATATCCCAACACCCTGAAGTAGATGAGGAACGTATTGGAATCTGGGGATCATCATACAGTGGCGGGCATGTTTTACACATTGCTGCAACAGATCGACGTGTCAAAGCAGTAGTTGCACAAGTTCCTTTAGTGAATGGTTGGAAAAATGCACAGAGACTTATGAGGCCAGATATCATGAATAATTTTATTAAAGACTTAAATGATTATCGGAAATCAAGATACAATGGTGGAGAAGTCCAACATGTTGCAGTTGTTGCTCCGGAAGGAGAACCTAGTGCTTTACCAACTCCAGATTCTTATGAATGGTTCATGACAGGAGGAGAAACAATCGCCCCCAATTGGAAGAATCAAGTAACACTTGAAACCATGGAGGCATTTTTAGGATACAACCCGGCTGGTTTAATTGATATCATTTCTCCAACACCACTTTTGATGGTAGTAGCAGAGAATGATGAGTTGACACCTACTGATCTAGCAATTGAAGCATTCCAAATAGCAAGAGAGCCAAAAGAACTCGTTATAATTCCCGGGGGTCACTTTGGAGCATATTTGGAACCCGGATTATCTCATTCTGCGCCACCGGCGGTAGCGTGGTTTAAAAAATACTTATTGGATTCAACAACCACCAATCAGTTTATTAATGTTTAA
- a CDS encoding SDR family NAD(P)-dependent oxidoreductase: MGKLNGKVALVTGASSGFGRGISLALAEEGAKVIVADLKRNTNEGGFEDNNISTDQVIIEMGGQAIFAECDVTKATEVKYAVQTAVEEFGRLDIIVNNAGIYRGGDYMHNLTEEDLDMCLNVNVKGSWNGCQHAITQFLKQGDGGKIINIVSTAGLGGYPSQAPYNMSKGAAANLTRTIAIEYGPHKITANGICPTYCKTSLTRPFFENEELRNNVESKIPLGRWGEVDDVAKLAVFLASEDSNYINGVMVPLDGGETLSSFSNQDFGLRVSSFHK, from the coding sequence TTGGGTAAACTTAATGGAAAAGTGGCTCTAGTAACGGGGGCGAGTTCGGGTTTTGGACGAGGAATATCTTTGGCCTTAGCAGAGGAAGGTGCCAAAGTAATTGTTGCCGATTTAAAAAGAAATACAAATGAAGGTGGATTTGAAGATAATAATATTTCTACTGACCAAGTGATTATAGAAATGGGTGGACAAGCAATATTTGCGGAATGTGATGTAACTAAAGCAACTGAAGTAAAATACGCGGTACAAACCGCAGTTGAGGAATTTGGCCGACTGGATATCATAGTTAACAATGCAGGAATTTATCGTGGCGGCGATTATATGCATAATCTAACAGAAGAAGATTTAGATATGTGTCTAAATGTAAATGTCAAAGGTTCTTGGAACGGTTGCCAGCACGCTATAACTCAGTTTTTGAAACAAGGTGATGGTGGAAAAATTATTAACATTGTTTCTACCGCTGGGTTAGGTGGATATCCCTCACAGGCTCCATACAATATGTCCAAAGGAGCCGCTGCTAATTTAACAAGAACAATAGCAATCGAATATGGGCCACATAAAATTACTGCTAATGGAATATGTCCTACGTATTGTAAAACTTCTCTTACCAGACCGTTTTTTGAAAATGAAGAATTACGAAATAATGTTGAGTCGAAAATCCCGCTTGGAAGGTGGGGTGAAGTAGATGATGTGGCAAAACTGGCCGTGTTCCTCGCTTCCGAAGATTCAAATTATATAAATGGAGTAATGGTTCCATTAGATGGAGGAGAAACCCTCTCTAGCTTCTCAAATCAAGATTTCGGATTGCGAGTTTCATCTTTTCATAAATAA
- a CDS encoding OsmC family protein, whose translation MAQSSTLIKVSASGKWDSGLKTNIAVRNFSGFSMDEPVELGGTDTAPNPIEYVAAALNGCNGVMIPMIAQELGFNFTGIDFETTGILDTRGLMGEEGVSPHFQKIRFNVNIQTDENEERIEELKNEVERRCPVFNLFVDSKIEIDTKWTKI comes from the coding sequence ATGGCTCAATCATCAACTTTGATTAAAGTATCAGCATCAGGGAAGTGGGATTCAGGTTTAAAAACCAATATCGCTGTTCGAAACTTTTCTGGTTTTTCCATGGATGAACCAGTTGAGCTTGGAGGAACGGATACTGCGCCCAATCCAATTGAATATGTAGCTGCTGCACTTAATGGCTGTAATGGAGTCATGATTCCCATGATTGCGCAAGAACTAGGCTTCAATTTTACCGGTATTGATTTTGAAACCACAGGCATATTGGATACCCGGGGCCTGATGGGGGAAGAAGGAGTTTCCCCGCATTTTCAAAAAATCCGATTCAATGTTAATATACAAACAGACGAAAACGAAGAGAGAATTGAAGAGCTGAAAAATGAAGTGGAGCGCAGATGCCCGGTCTTTAATCTTTTTGTTGATTCAAAGATTGAAATTGATACAAAATGGACTAAGATTTAA